The following are encoded together in the Scytonema millei VB511283 genome:
- a CDS encoding thiamine pyrophosphate-binding protein produces the protein MEKRNGRFAIIEQLLADGIRYMFGNPGTSEEGFLDALSDYYPEFEYILALQETIAVAAADGYARSTKKPTIVQLHSGVGLGNGIGMLYQAMRGHAPLVVIAGESGIQYDAMDAQMAADLVSMAKPVTKWATRVVHPSSLLRVLRRAIKIAATPPMGPVFVSLPMDVLDAPNEEEVVPTSIPVTRVAPEPEAIAKAASMLATAAKPLIIVGDGIAYSDAQAELTRVAELVGAQVWGSDSSEPNMSATHPLFGGLLGHMFGEVSSRITSQADVVLICGTYVFPEVFPALSGAFAPDAKIVHIDLNAYEIAKNFPVDLGIVSDPKTTLAKLGAELEKIMTAEQKRLVGQRTTQIAETKKQQMAEQFEADKAVHDLVPLHLSQFAEELARHLPPNAIVFDEAITHSEELCRYIPPTTLGHYFQTRGGSLGVGIPGAIGIKLAHPDKTAIGFSGDGGAMYTIQALWTAAHHNIDAKFVICNNRSYRILKLNILQYWQEQQLPQGEFPASFDLCHPDLRFDELARAMGVQAVRVETPEQIKPAIAQALFHNGPFLIDLVISNEVPGAIG, from the coding sequence TGGAAAAAAGAAACGGTAGATTTGCAATTATCGAGCAATTACTTGCTGATGGTATCCGCTATATGTTCGGCAACCCCGGTACGTCGGAAGAGGGGTTTCTCGATGCACTCAGCGATTATTATCCAGAATTTGAATACATTCTTGCCTTACAAGAGACGATCGCGGTAGCGGCTGCTGATGGCTACGCTCGTTCTACTAAAAAGCCGACCATCGTGCAACTGCATAGCGGGGTTGGTCTGGGTAATGGGATCGGCATGTTGTACCAAGCAATGCGGGGTCATGCGCCACTAGTCGTAATAGCAGGTGAATCTGGAATTCAATACGATGCGATGGATGCGCAGATGGCAGCAGACTTAGTGAGTATGGCAAAACCTGTCACTAAATGGGCAACCAGGGTGGTTCATCCGAGTTCGCTGCTGCGGGTATTGCGACGAGCAATCAAAATCGCTGCTACGCCACCGATGGGTCCGGTTTTTGTCTCTTTACCGATGGATGTGTTGGATGCACCAAATGAGGAAGAAGTTGTGCCGACTTCGATCCCAGTGACGCGAGTTGCTCCCGAACCGGAGGCGATCGCCAAAGCAGCGTCAATGCTAGCTACAGCAGCCAAACCACTGATTATTGTCGGTGACGGTATAGCTTATTCCGACGCTCAAGCAGAATTAACTCGCGTTGCAGAATTGGTTGGCGCTCAAGTCTGGGGTTCGGATTCATCGGAACCAAATATGAGCGCAACCCATCCGCTGTTTGGTGGGCTATTGGGTCATATGTTTGGCGAAGTGAGCAGCCGCATTACATCTCAAGCCGATGTTGTGCTGATTTGCGGTACATATGTTTTCCCCGAAGTCTTTCCTGCTTTGTCTGGTGCGTTTGCTCCTGATGCAAAAATCGTTCACATCGATTTGAATGCTTACGAAATCGCTAAGAATTTCCCTGTAGATCTAGGTATAGTCAGCGATCCGAAAACGACCCTTGCCAAGCTGGGTGCAGAATTAGAAAAAATAATGACTGCCGAGCAAAAGCGGCTAGTCGGTCAAAGAACTACCCAAATTGCTGAAACGAAAAAGCAGCAAATGGCAGAGCAGTTTGAAGCTGACAAAGCCGTGCATGACTTAGTACCTCTGCACTTATCGCAATTTGCCGAAGAACTTGCCAGACATTTACCACCAAACGCGATCGTCTTCGATGAGGCAATTACTCATTCTGAAGAATTATGTCGCTACATTCCACCGACGACGCTGGGGCATTATTTCCAGACGCGGGGCGGTTCTCTCGGTGTAGGTATTCCTGGTGCAATTGGGATTAAGCTCGCCCATCCCGACAAAACGGCGATCGGCTTTTCAGGCGATGGTGGTGCAATGTATACCATCCAAGCGTTATGGACGGCTGCGCACCACAATATCGATGCTAAGTTTGTCATTTGCAACAATCGCAGCTATCGCATTTTGAAGCTGAATATTTTGCAGTATTGGCAAGAACAGCAGCTGCCGCAAGGCGAATTTCCTGCCTCTTTCGATTTGTGTCATCCCGATCTGCGGTTTGACGAACTAGCACGGGCGATGGGAGTGCAAGCCGTGCGCGTGGAAACACCAGAGCAGATCAAACCCGCGATCGCTCAAGCTTTATTCCACAACGGACCTTTCCTGATCGACCTCGTCATCAGTAATGAAGTCCCAGGAGCGATCGGCTAG
- a CDS encoding EthD domain-containing protein, producing MIHQLIFAHPRPGMSEKDFQDYWINIHAANYASKIPQIRRYLIDLRIPFGAEPEDPLFSGVAEIWLENEAEQIASLQSKEFIEGARRDEPNWAAFWRTVGLDTTAHVLMAGEPLQRDSEQIKLLVMVKRKAGMPLAEFRQTMLHGHAAKVMKLPGLQRYLQCHVRDSFYAIGESILDCVSQLWFDDLSSLEKALNSPEYENFILPDFGQLFESNYVHSMVTTENWIIGPDFR from the coding sequence ATGATCCATCAACTAATATTTGCCCATCCTAGACCAGGGATGAGTGAGAAAGACTTTCAAGACTATTGGATTAACATTCATGCGGCAAATTATGCCAGCAAAATTCCTCAAATTAGAAGGTATTTAATTGATTTGAGAATTCCTTTTGGAGCAGAGCCAGAAGACCCTCTTTTTAGTGGTGTTGCTGAAATTTGGCTAGAAAATGAAGCAGAACAAATTGCTTCGCTTCAGTCTAAAGAGTTTATCGAAGGGGCGCGGCGAGATGAACCAAATTGGGCAGCATTTTGGCGCACGGTTGGGTTAGATACTACAGCTCATGTTTTGATGGCAGGAGAACCGCTACAAAGAGACTCCGAGCAAATCAAGCTTTTAGTTATGGTGAAGCGTAAAGCTGGAATGCCATTAGCAGAATTTCGTCAAACGATGTTGCACGGTCATGCAGCTAAAGTTATGAAACTTCCAGGTCTGCAACGCTATCTTCAGTGTCACGTGCGCGATAGTTTTTATGCGATCGGTGAATCTATTCTCGATTGTGTATCGCAACTTTGGTTTGACGATCTATCCTCTCTTGAGAAAGCTCTGAATTCACCAGAATATGAGAATTTCATTTTGCCAGATTTTGGACAACTTTTTGAAAGTAATTACGTTCACAGTATGGTGACAACTGAAAACTGGATTATTGGACCAGATTTTCGTTAA
- a CDS encoding Nif11 family protein — MSKESVIDFFRVCHHDTTLFAKFESKNLSEVIFHAKSLGYSFNGEELAEVIGGMEAQIITERMGEAIDANSSLWRRMWGKSRLQYVIEELFQTFSEAELKQFLN; from the coding sequence ATGTCGAAAGAAAGCGTAATTGATTTTTTCAGAGTTTGTCATCACGATACAACTTTGTTTGCGAAATTCGAGTCAAAGAATTTATCTGAAGTCATTTTTCACGCTAAAAGTTTGGGTTACAGCTTTAATGGTGAGGAATTAGCTGAGGTTATTGGAGGTATGGAAGCTCAGATTATTACAGAGAGAATGGGTGAAGCGATCGATGCTAACAGTAGTTTATGGCGGAGAATGTGGGGAAAGTCTCGCCTGCAATATGTAATTGAAGAATTATTTCAGACTTTTTCTGAAGCGGAACTAAAGCAGTTTCTTAACTAA
- a CDS encoding Nif11-like leader peptide family natural product precursor has product MARIEVINFLQALVRQSELQTKLKTLLKPEVLAYAEQAGYKFTEQEFDDTVWGIEIYLANKLGENFDLTFSLWETMWGKYYLEYLAANVIDSLSQKEIDEFLNQ; this is encoded by the coding sequence ATGGCAAGAATAGAAGTGATTAACTTTTTACAAGCACTCGTTCGCCAATCTGAATTGCAAACCAAATTAAAAACTCTTCTTAAACCAGAAGTTTTAGCATATGCGGAGCAAGCGGGTTATAAGTTTACCGAACAAGAATTTGACGATACTGTCTGGGGAATCGAGATTTATTTAGCAAATAAATTAGGGGAAAATTTCGATTTGACATTTAGTTTGTGGGAAACAATGTGGGGCAAATACTATCTGGAATATCTCGCTGCTAACGTCATTGATAGTTTATCCCAAAAAGAGATTGATGAGTTTCTAAACCAGTAA
- a CDS encoding GMC family oxidoreductase: MNFERTFDYIIVGAGAAGCVIAYRLMKNLGCSVLLLEAGSPDSNPAIHNTDMQSMTSLWGSNADWGYSTEPEPGLGDRQISIAQGKVLGGGTSINAMMYIRGNRRDYDRWKYLGNEGWSYQEILPYFKKSEDYEGGASEYRGVGGPLHVINYRNPAPVSQAFVSAAMELGYGGNGWDCNGAQQENGAFFYQSTRTQDNQRCSTAVAFLRPILGHPNFAVEVNAQVTRLLFAKQRVIGLEYLQDGKIHQVKAEAEVILSCGAFESPKLLMLSGIGAAEHLQAHGIPLVVDLPGVGKNLQDHLLFGVGYSCKQEQPVPNLLSEVGLFTYTNSDIDRSTNSPDLQFFFGPVQFLEPQYRVDGPGFTFAPILVQPQSRGTVSLRSNNPQDLAVLRPNYLQSEADLDVLIRGIELSRELVNTRAFDEFRGEELAPGISVTSKAELSAYIRQVASTVWHPVGTCKMGSDRDAVVNARLQVYGVEGLRVADASIMPTITSGNTNAPTIAIGEKAADMIISTR; this comes from the coding sequence ATGAATTTTGAACGTACATTTGATTACATTATTGTAGGTGCTGGCGCGGCTGGTTGCGTCATTGCCTACCGACTGATGAAAAATCTGGGTTGTAGCGTTCTGTTACTCGAAGCAGGCAGTCCAGATAGTAACCCCGCCATCCACAACACAGATATGCAGTCGATGACTTCTCTGTGGGGTTCTAATGCAGATTGGGGTTACTCAACCGAACCAGAACCAGGTTTAGGCGATCGCCAAATCTCCATCGCGCAAGGCAAAGTTTTGGGCGGCGGGACTTCAATCAATGCGATGATGTACATTCGGGGCAATCGTCGCGACTACGATCGCTGGAAATATTTAGGTAACGAAGGTTGGAGTTACCAAGAAATTTTACCCTATTTCAAGAAATCGGAAGATTATGAAGGGGGAGCCTCGGAATATCGAGGTGTAGGGGGACCTTTACACGTCATTAACTATCGCAATCCTGCACCTGTATCCCAGGCTTTCGTGTCAGCAGCGATGGAATTGGGTTATGGGGGTAATGGCTGGGACTGCAACGGCGCACAACAGGAAAATGGCGCATTTTTCTATCAATCGACTCGCACTCAAGATAATCAGCGTTGCAGTACGGCTGTTGCTTTTCTCAGACCAATTCTCGGACATCCCAATTTTGCAGTAGAAGTTAACGCGCAAGTCACCCGACTTTTATTTGCCAAACAGCGAGTTATTGGGTTGGAATATCTGCAAGACGGCAAAATTCACCAAGTTAAAGCCGAAGCAGAAGTCATTCTTAGTTGCGGTGCATTTGAATCGCCAAAACTGTTAATGCTTTCCGGTATTGGAGCCGCCGAACATTTGCAAGCTCATGGTATTCCCCTCGTAGTAGATTTACCAGGAGTCGGTAAAAATCTGCAAGATCATTTGCTATTTGGAGTTGGATATAGCTGCAAGCAAGAACAACCCGTACCTAATCTTCTTTCCGAAGTAGGTTTATTTACTTACACCAACAGCGACATCGATCGCAGTACGAACTCACCCGATCTGCAATTCTTTTTTGGACCCGTACAATTTTTAGAACCTCAGTATCGAGTCGATGGTCCTGGCTTTACTTTCGCACCAATTTTAGTGCAGCCGCAAAGTCGAGGTACTGTTTCTTTAAGATCTAACAATCCTCAAGATTTAGCTGTTTTGCGTCCTAATTACTTACAGTCTGAAGCCGATCTTGATGTGTTAATTCGAGGAATTGAATTATCGAGAGAATTAGTGAATACTCGCGCTTTTGATGAATTTCGCGGTGAAGAATTAGCCCCAGGAATTTCTGTAACTAGCAAAGCAGAATTAAGCGCCTATATTCGACAAGTTGCTTCCACTGTTTGGCATCCAGTTGGAACTTGCAAAATGGGAAGCGATCGCGATGCCGTTGTCAATGCTCGACTTCAGGTTTATGGAGTAGAAGGATTGCGAGTTGCCGATGCTTCGATTATGCCCACAATTACGAGCGGGAATACGAATGCTCCTACTATCGCTATTGGTGAAAAAGCAGCCGATATGATTATTTCTACTCGGTAA
- a CDS encoding GMC family oxidoreductase, whose amino-acid sequence MTETFDYIIVGSGAAGATVAYRLSELADAKVLILEAGGTQNWEAIDVPYRWNELLLTEIDWAYMSVPQPGLANRQIYSAAGKLIGGTSNIYHMIHTRGKAADFDDWAYNGCSGWSFKDVLPYFQKLENQEDDTNPTAGKGGPINIIDAKYEGNPASQTFIDACVELGYPYVKDFNAEDFGVGWHHVDIKNGRRAGVRTAYLEPALARPNVTLSSNSQATKLVIENNRCVGVEYQQDGVLKTVRADREVIVCAGAIQSPKLLLLSGIGNPEQLQQFNIPTVVDLPGVGENFHDHPLIIGPMGMMSEPGADPKGNMTEVALFWKSEPSMLVPDLEICLVHRAPFGESFFGNVIQRLQTNQPIAPVSQLVDPRIILALPGLVRPLSRGWVRLASSDPMANPLINANYGAEKADIDRMVEMVKIARQIYQTQAFAKLGLTEINPGPEVNSEAALRDWVINNVGSYYHYVGSCKMGVDRMAVVDTQLKVYGVEGLRVADASVMPAIPSSNPHTTIVAIGERAADFIKQEL is encoded by the coding sequence GTGACAGAAACTTTTGATTATATTATTGTTGGTTCGGGTGCGGCAGGTGCAACCGTTGCTTATCGCTTGAGCGAACTTGCTGATGCCAAAGTCTTAATTTTGGAAGCTGGTGGAACTCAAAATTGGGAAGCTATTGACGTTCCCTATCGCTGGAATGAGTTGCTATTGACTGAAATCGATTGGGCTTACATGAGCGTTCCCCAGCCAGGGTTAGCTAACAGACAAATCTATTCTGCGGCTGGCAAACTGATCGGCGGAACTTCCAATATTTATCACATGATTCACACCAGAGGTAAAGCCGCTGATTTTGATGATTGGGCTTACAACGGTTGTTCCGGTTGGTCTTTCAAAGATGTGCTACCCTATTTTCAAAAACTCGAAAATCAGGAAGACGACACCAACCCTACTGCGGGTAAAGGTGGACCAATTAATATCATTGATGCCAAATACGAAGGCAACCCAGCTTCGCAAACTTTCATCGATGCCTGTGTAGAACTAGGATATCCTTATGTCAAAGATTTTAATGCCGAAGATTTTGGTGTTGGTTGGCATCACGTCGATATTAAAAATGGCAGGCGAGCAGGGGTCAGAACGGCATATTTAGAACCAGCTTTAGCTCGCCCTAATGTAACTTTAAGCAGCAACTCTCAAGCAACAAAACTGGTAATAGAAAACAATCGTTGTGTAGGGGTTGAATATCAGCAGGACGGAGTTTTAAAAACTGTCAGAGCCGATCGCGAAGTCATTGTTTGTGCGGGTGCAATTCAATCGCCAAAATTATTGCTGCTTTCAGGTATTGGCAATCCAGAACAACTGCAACAATTCAACATACCTACAGTAGTCGATTTACCGGGTGTAGGAGAAAATTTTCACGACCATCCGCTGATTATCGGTCCGATGGGCATGATGTCCGAACCAGGAGCCGATCCCAAGGGCAACATGACTGAAGTTGCCTTATTTTGGAAATCCGAACCGTCGATGCTGGTTCCCGATTTAGAAATTTGTTTGGTGCATCGCGCCCCATTTGGCGAATCATTTTTCGGTAACGTCATTCAACGCCTGCAAACGAATCAACCAATTGCGCCAGTCAGCCAGCTTGTCGATCCGAGAATCATTTTGGCACTACCTGGTTTAGTACGTCCGCTATCGCGTGGTTGGGTGCGTTTGGCAAGTAGCGATCCGATGGCTAATCCGCTGATTAACGCCAATTATGGTGCAGAAAAAGCAGATATCGATCGCATGGTCGAGATGGTAAAAATAGCCCGTCAGATTTATCAAACTCAAGCCTTTGCCAAGTTAGGTTTAACAGAAATCAACCCAGGTCCAGAAGTCAACAGCGAAGCAGCACTCAGAGATTGGGTAATTAACAATGTCGGTTCCTACTACCACTACGTAGGATCTTGCAAAATGGGTGTCGATCGCATGGCAGTTGTAGACACGCAACTGAAAGTTTACGGCGTGGAAGGATTGCGTGTCGCAGATGCTTCGGTAATGCCCGCCATCCCCTCATCCAACCCCCATACAACAATCGTCGCGATCGGCGAAAGAGCCGCAGATTTTATCAAACAAGAGTTGTAA